A genomic region of Mus musculus strain C57BL/6J chromosome 7, GRCm38.p6 C57BL/6J contains the following coding sequences:
- the Rcn3 gene encoding reticulocalbin-3 precursor, translating to MMWRWSFLLLLLLLRHWALGKPSPDAGPHGQDRVHHGTPLSEAPHDDAHGNFQYDHEAFLGRDVAKEFDKLSPEESQARLGRIVDRMDLAGDSDGWVSLAELRAWIAHTQQRHIRDSVSAAWHTYDTDRDGRVGWEELRNATYGHYEPGEEFHDVEDAETYKKMLARDERRFRVADQDGDSMATREELTAFLHPEEFPHMRDIVVAETLEDLDKNKDGYVQVEEYIADLYSEEPGEEEPAWVQTERQQFREFRDLNKDGRLDGSEVGYWVLPPSQDQPLVEANHLLHESDTDKDGRLSKAEILSNWNMFVGSQATNYGEDLTRHHDEL from the exons ATGATGTGGCGATGGTcgtttctgttgcttctcttaCTGCTGAGGCACTGGGCCCTCGGGAAGCCATCCCCTGATGCAGGACCTCATGGCCAGGATAGGGTCCATCATGGAACCCCCCTGAGCGAGGCCCCCCACGATGACGCCCACGGGAATTTCCAGTACGACCATGAGGCGTTCCTGGGACGAGACGTGGCCAAGGAATTTGACAAACTCAGCCCAGAGGAAAGCCAGGCCCGACTTGG GCGGATCGTAGACCGCATGGATCTTGCTGGGGACAGCGACGGCTGGGTGTCCTTAGCTGAGCTCCGCGCGTGGATCGCGCACACACAGCAGCGGCACATCCGTGACTCGGTGAGCGCAGCCTGGCACACCTACGACACGGACCGCGACGGGCGCGTGGGTTGGGAGGAGTTGCGCAATGCCACCTATGGCCATTATGAGCCCG GAGAGGAGTTTCATGATGTGGAGGATGCCGAGACCTACAAGAAGATGCTGGCTCGGGATGAGCGGCGATTCCGGGTAGCCGACCAAGATGGCGACTCCATGGCTACTCGGGAAGAGCTGACGGCCTTTCTGCATCCGGAGGAGTTCCCTCACATGCGGGACATCGTGGTAGCA GAGACCCTGGAGGACCTTGACAAGAACAAAGATGGCTACGTGCAGGTGGAAGAGTATATCG CGGACCTGTACTCCGAGGAGCCTGGGGAGGAGGAACCTGCCTGGGTGCAGACAGAGCGGCAGCAGTTCCGAGAGTTCCGGGATCTGAACAAGGACGGGCGACTGGATGGCAGTGAAGTCGGTTACTGGGTGCTGCCTCcatcccaggaccagcccctggTGGAGGCCAACCACCTGCTGCATGAGAGCGACACGGACAAG GATGGCCGGCTGAGCAAAGCTGAGATCTTGAGCAACTGGAACATGTTTGTGGGCAGCCAGGCCACCAACTACGGTGAGGACCTGACAAGGCACCATGATGAGCTCTGA
- the Fcgrt gene encoding IgG receptor FcRn large subunit p51 isoform 1 precursor (isoform 1 precursor is encoded by transcript variant 1) has product MGMPLPWALSLLLVLLPQTWGSETRPPLMYHLTAVSNPSTGLPSFWATGWLGPQQYLTYNSLRQEADPCGAWMWENQVSWYWEKETTDLKSKEQLFLEALKTLEKILNGTYTLQGLLGCELASDNSSVPTAVFALNGEEFMKFNPRIGNWTGEWPETEIVANLWMKQPDAARKESEFLLNSCPERLLGHLERGRRNLEWKEPPSMRLKARPGNSGSSVLTCAAFSFYPPELKFRFLRNGLASGSGNCSTGPNGDGSFHAWSLLEVKRGDEHHYQCQVEHEGLAQPLTVDLDSSARSSVPVVGIVLGLLLVVVAIAGGVLLWGRMRSGLPAPWLSLSGDDSGDLLPGGNLPPEAEPQGANAFPATS; this is encoded by the exons ATGGGGATGCCACTGCCCTGGGCCCTCAGCCTCTtgttggtcctcctgcctcagacctgGGGCTCAG AGACCCGCCCCCCACTGATGTATCATCTCACGGCTGTGTCAAACCCATCTACGGGGCTTCCCTCTTTCTGGGCTACAGGCTGGTTGGGTCCTCAGCAGTATCTGACCTACAACAGCCTGCGGCAGGAAGCTGACCCCTGTGGGGCCTGGATGTGGGAAAATCAGGTGTCTTGGTATTGGGAGAAGGAGACCACAGACCTCAAAAGCAAAGAACAGCTCTTCTTGGAGGCCCTCAAGACCCTGGAGAAGATATTAAATG GGACCTACACACTGCAGGGCCTGCTGGGCTGTGAACTGGCCTCGGATAATTCCTCAGTGCCCACGGCTGTGTTTGCCCTCAATGGTGAGGAGTTTATGAAATTCAACCCAAGAATCGGCAATTGGACTGGGGAGTGGCCTGAGACGGAAATCGTTGCTAATCTGTGGATGAAGCAGCCTGATGCGGCCAGGAAGGAGAGCGAGTTCCTGCTAAACTCTTGTCCGGAGCGACTGCTAGGCCACCTGGAGAGGGGCCGACGGAACCTGGAGTGGAAGG AGCCGCCGTCTATGCGCCTGAAGGCCCGTCCTGGCAACTCTGGCTCCTCCGTGCTGACCTGTGCTGCTTTCTCCTTCTACCCACCGGAGCTCAAGTTCCGATTCCTGCGCAATGGGCTAGCCTCAGGCTCCGGGAATTGCAGCACTGGTCCCAATGGAGATGGCTCTTTCCACGCATGGTCATTGCTGGAGGTCAAACGTGGAGATGAGCACCATTATCAATGTCAAGTGGAGCATGAGGGGCTGGCACAGCCTCTCACTGTGGACCTAG ATTCATCAGCCAGATCTTCTGTGCCTGTGGTTGGAATCGTTCTTGGTTTATTGCTGGTGGTAGTGGCCATCGCAGGCGGTGTGCTGTTGTGGGGCAGGATGCGCAGCGGTCTGCCAG CCCCATGGCTTTCTCTCAGCGGCGATGACTCTGGTGACCTGTTGCCTGGTGGGAACTTGCCCCCAGAAGCTGAACCTCAAGGTGCAAATGCCTTTCCAGCCACTTCCTGA
- the Fcgrt gene encoding IgG receptor FcRn large subunit p51 isoform 2 precursor (isoform 2 precursor is encoded by transcript variant 2), producing the protein MGMPLPWALSLLLVLLPQTWGSETRPPLMYHLTAVSNPSTGLPSFWATGWLGPQQYLTYNSLRQEADPCGAWMWENQVSWYWEKETTDLKSKEQLFLEALKTLEKILNGQKRGTYTLQGLLGCELASDNSSVPTAVFALNGEEFMKFNPRIGNWTGEWPETEIVANLWMKQPDAARKESEFLLNSCPERLLGHLERGRRNLEWKEPPSMRLKARPGNSGSSVLTCAAFSFYPPELKFRFLRNGLASGSGNCSTGPNGDGSFHAWSLLEVKRGDEHHYQCQVEHEGLAQPLTVDLDSSARSSVPVVGIVLGLLLVVVAIAGGVLLWGRMRSGLPAPWLSLSGDDSGDLLPGGNLPPEAEPQGANAFPATS; encoded by the exons ATGGGGATGCCACTGCCCTGGGCCCTCAGCCTCTtgttggtcctcctgcctcagacctgGGGCTCAG AGACCCGCCCCCCACTGATGTATCATCTCACGGCTGTGTCAAACCCATCTACGGGGCTTCCCTCTTTCTGGGCTACAGGCTGGTTGGGTCCTCAGCAGTATCTGACCTACAACAGCCTGCGGCAGGAAGCTGACCCCTGTGGGGCCTGGATGTGGGAAAATCAGGTGTCTTGGTATTGGGAGAAGGAGACCACAGACCTCAAAAGCAAAGAACAGCTCTTCTTGGAGGCCCTCAAGACCCTGGAGAAGATATTAAATGGTCAGAAGAGGG GGACCTACACACTGCAGGGCCTGCTGGGCTGTGAACTGGCCTCGGATAATTCCTCAGTGCCCACGGCTGTGTTTGCCCTCAATGGTGAGGAGTTTATGAAATTCAACCCAAGAATCGGCAATTGGACTGGGGAGTGGCCTGAGACGGAAATCGTTGCTAATCTGTGGATGAAGCAGCCTGATGCGGCCAGGAAGGAGAGCGAGTTCCTGCTAAACTCTTGTCCGGAGCGACTGCTAGGCCACCTGGAGAGGGGCCGACGGAACCTGGAGTGGAAGG AGCCGCCGTCTATGCGCCTGAAGGCCCGTCCTGGCAACTCTGGCTCCTCCGTGCTGACCTGTGCTGCTTTCTCCTTCTACCCACCGGAGCTCAAGTTCCGATTCCTGCGCAATGGGCTAGCCTCAGGCTCCGGGAATTGCAGCACTGGTCCCAATGGAGATGGCTCTTTCCACGCATGGTCATTGCTGGAGGTCAAACGTGGAGATGAGCACCATTATCAATGTCAAGTGGAGCATGAGGGGCTGGCACAGCCTCTCACTGTGGACCTAG ATTCATCAGCCAGATCTTCTGTGCCTGTGGTTGGAATCGTTCTTGGTTTATTGCTGGTGGTAGTGGCCATCGCAGGCGGTGTGCTGTTGTGGGGCAGGATGCGCAGCGGTCTGCCAG CCCCATGGCTTTCTCTCAGCGGCGATGACTCTGGTGACCTGTTGCCTGGTGGGAACTTGCCCCCAGAAGCTGAACCTCAAGGTGCAAATGCCTTTCCAGCCACTTCCTGA